The Vidua macroura isolate BioBank_ID:100142 chromosome 4, ASM2450914v1, whole genome shotgun sequence genome window below encodes:
- the LOC128806373 gene encoding uncharacterized protein LOC128806373: MLHPGSTGGVTIVGGIQGKPGHSTPGSGLLAMVATGHRLDSTSQGTSKPVHSVICDITASGDSMVAGSCPQPSVSRTQADLGVERRPELVLWRQFLVQSTMAGQGFSWMLQLYMLMLMVHPLDPSSRPERDTDAWCLLPEELELHDMGEAALWGDLALVSWTCFLGELLITGLVLGCYLGRRLWRRRREEKRRGRSARAGPRCCCRGRGCSRKLIQLLRHNRALLRLCLRHRSQRRPGAERAAPGPDLREEETPASPSAELRPQRAAEPCGDV, encoded by the exons ATGCTCCACCCCGGGAGCactggtggagtcaccattgTGGGAGGCATTCAAGGGAAACCCGGCCATAGCACACCGGGCTCGGGCCTGCTTGCCATGGTGGCCACGGGCCACAGGTTGGACTCGACCTCCCAGGGCACATCCAAGCCAGTGCATTCCGTGATTTGTGACATCACAGCCTCTGGAGACAGCATGGTAGCtggcagctgtccccagccgtCCGTGTCCAGAACCCAGGCAGATCTCGGCGTGGAGCGACGTCCAGAGCTTGTGTTGTGGCGGCAGTTCCTCGTGCAGAGCACCATGGCCGGCCAGGGCTTCTCCTGGATGCTGCAGCTGTACATGCTGATGCTCATGGTCCATCCCCTCGACCCCTCCAGCCGTCCTGAGCGGGACACGGATGCCTGGTGTCTGCTTCccgaggagctggagctgcatgACATGGGTGAAGCCGCCCTGTGGGGGGACCTGGCGCTGGTGTCCTGGACCTGCTTCCTGGGGGAGCTGCTGATCACAGGCCTTGTCCTGGGATGCTACCTGGGCAGAAGGCTCTGGAGACGCCGCAGAGAG GAGAAGCGCCGGGGCCGCTCGGCCCGTGCCgggccccgctgctgctgccggggACGCGGCTGCTCCAGGAAGCTGATCCAGCTGCTGAGGCACAACCGCGCCCTGCTGCGGCTGTGCCTGCGCCACCGCTCCCAGCGGAGGCCCGGAGCCGAGAGAGCGGCACCGGGGCCCGACTTGAGAGAGGAGGAGACCCCGGCCTCCCCCAGCGCGGAGCTCCGGCCCCAGCGCGCTGCAGAGCCCTGCGGGGATGTGTGA